Proteins from a genomic interval of Nematostella vectensis chromosome 5, jaNemVect1.1, whole genome shotgun sequence:
- the LOC116614847 gene encoding uncharacterized protein LOC116614847, whose product MIPCKIAVFLVSLGVGRNLGQEYNVGSQSAPSKKSSVEATPHFFASLKTKFSISPTKTLAETNYSRFSRISNRALHRMYSSDTLATARDMASFTSTSRIKAYKTFYSTSKSLGSLVGITVKCLRATAWPTRTMNLSLMDINHQGNHTSVTVDFPRDKYVAHWFEFYLKVGGWVMLAVVIIGIITLAITHILGQRQNVDAPRVKARFVSRRSGHWV is encoded by the exons ATGATTCCTTGCAAGATAGCAGTCTTCCTAGTTTCATTAGGCGTCGGAAGGAATCTAGGACAAGAATACAACGTGGGGTCACAGTCTGCACCAAGCAAAAAATCGTCTGTCGAAGCAACACCTCACTTTTTTGCCtcattgaaaacaaaattctCAATTTCTCCAACTAAAACCTTGGCTGAAACCAACTATTCGAGATTTTCACGAATATCAAATAGGGCTTTGCATCGAATGTATTCAAGTGACACACTTGCAACTGCAAGGGATATGGCGAGTTTTACAAGTACGTCGAGAATAAAGGCCTACAAAACTTTTTACTCTACTTCAAAGTCATTGGGTAGTCTTGTGGGAATAACAGTCAAGTGCTTACGTGCTACAGCTTGGCCAACAAGAACTATGAATTTGAGTTTGATGGACATAAACCACCAGGGAAACCACACAAGTGTTACGGTAGACTTTCCACGCGATAAATATGTGGCTCACTGGTTTGAGTTTTATTTAAAG GTCGGTGGCTGGGTCATGCTTGCTGTTGTCATCATCGGCATCATCACACTAGCCATCACCCACATACTTGGTCAGCGGCAAAACGTGGATGCACCACGTGTGAAGGCCAGGTTTGTCAGCAGAAGGAGCGGTCACTGGGTCTGA